The following proteins come from a genomic window of Paenibacillus spongiae:
- a CDS encoding amidohydrolase family protein codes for MIIDVHTHIGHDEVFDELFTVDQQLSNHEQFGIDISIVQPAACHFLDKVKKQHDHIAELSVKYPGKFYGMANPNPHLPEDQYRRELERCVKELGFIGVKIHTAAHAVNPMGEDAKKVYEAAKELGIPVMLHTGAGIPWANPSLVIPVALAYPEVKFVLAHTGMMVSSAEVPVILQLCPNVYTDITWSGGFMFAHWIPQFGHRFMFGSDQPSNAGTELAKVRTSGIEPEAQEYILHKTALQVYDRILVGRA; via the coding sequence ATGATTATCGATGTCCATACGCATATCGGGCACGACGAGGTATTTGACGAGCTGTTCACAGTTGATCAGCAGCTAAGCAATCACGAACAGTTCGGCATCGATATCTCCATCGTGCAGCCGGCTGCGTGCCACTTCCTGGATAAGGTGAAGAAGCAGCATGATCATATCGCGGAGCTGTCTGTGAAGTATCCCGGCAAATTTTATGGCATGGCCAACCCGAATCCTCATCTTCCGGAGGATCAATACCGGCGTGAGCTGGAGCGGTGCGTGAAGGAGCTGGGATTTATCGGCGTCAAAATCCATACCGCAGCCCATGCGGTCAACCCGATGGGGGAGGACGCCAAGAAAGTGTACGAAGCCGCGAAGGAGCTTGGCATTCCTGTCATGCTTCATACCGGGGCGGGCATTCCTTGGGCGAACCCCAGTCTCGTCATTCCTGTCGCATTGGCCTATCCCGAGGTGAAGTTCGTATTGGCCCATACCGGCATGATGGTCAGCTCTGCGGAGGTGCCGGTTATATTGCAGCTTTGTCCGAACGTGTATACGGATATTACTTGGTCCGGCGGATTCATGTTCGCGCATTGGATTCCGCAATTCGGCCACCGGTTTATGTTCGGCTCGGACCAACCCTCGAACGCCGGCACCGAGCTGGCGAAGGTTCGCACCAGCGGCATTGAGCCGGAGGCTCAGGAATATATCCTGCATAAGACCGCTCTGCAGGTCTATGACCGGATCCTTGTCGGCAGAGCGTAA
- a CDS encoding GntR family transcriptional regulator translates to MVPKPSDKRTLQQTITHRIRKKILSGHLTANSHLNEANVAEMLGVSRSPVREAIKTLESEGLLKTLSTGRTIVIGFTPKDLADLYELRFDLEWKSMQALHKRGILTVEQWIEIEKVLQLMEQCTDYHGSYIYLDTMFHRKVVEAASNRPLFRIWSTMIQTITALQEITNEQIDQPGMNELTQMHRDIFQSIRGGEAKTTKALLHKHIQAGVDIVTRVLEESIARNIETDWLVDFR, encoded by the coding sequence ATGGTTCCAAAGCCTTCGGACAAACGTACTCTGCAGCAGACCATAACCCATCGCATACGAAAAAAGATTTTATCGGGCCATTTGACGGCGAATTCTCACTTGAACGAGGCCAACGTGGCGGAAATGCTTGGTGTCAGCCGCAGTCCGGTAAGGGAAGCGATCAAAACGCTGGAAAGCGAAGGTTTGTTGAAGACACTCTCCACCGGTCGTACGATCGTTATCGGATTTACCCCCAAAGACTTGGCAGATTTGTATGAACTGCGATTCGATCTGGAATGGAAATCGATGCAGGCTCTTCACAAGAGAGGCATTCTGACCGTCGAACAATGGATCGAAATCGAAAAGGTGCTGCAATTGATGGAGCAATGCACCGATTATCACGGAAGTTATATTTATCTGGATACGATGTTTCACCGGAAGGTGGTCGAGGCCGCGAGCAACCGTCCGCTGTTCCGGATTTGGAGCACGATGATCCAGACGATTACGGCTCTTCAGGAAATCACCAATGAACAGATCGATCAGCCGGGCATGAATGAATTGACTCAGATGCATCGCGACATCTTTCAGTCCATTAGGGGAGGCGAGGCCAAGACGACCAAAGCGCTGCTGCATAAGCATATCCAGGCAGGCGTTGATATTGTAACCCGAGTGTTGGAAGAAAGTATCGCCAGAAACATCGAGACGGACTGGTTGGTGGATTTTCGTTGA
- a CDS encoding phytanoyl-CoA dioxygenase family protein, with the protein MKLHALTDEQYLSWERDGFLVMENFLTAEEIKKYDDGLDSVVKLWKERGSYNSEHAQLANVDQVSAIIEYDDLFVELMEHPRMMKTLRDLLGDAFVMIDNDGLLKYPQQKAHTSWHRDTGNDLYVNGTRIPFMVKVFYFLADVPYDGGCLSFLPGSHKMRNDQLPKVGEPEDMPGHVRMNVKAGTAVAFHGSTYHSALNNFSSRTRRSVIYNYAPMFLRTWPGYEPSEALQAKASTRMRQMLLGMLPWMSDPKAFEE; encoded by the coding sequence ATGAAGCTTCATGCTTTGACCGATGAACAATATCTGAGCTGGGAACGCGACGGGTTTCTGGTCATGGAAAACTTTCTTACTGCCGAAGAGATCAAAAAATATGACGATGGTCTGGACAGCGTCGTGAAGCTTTGGAAAGAAAGGGGCAGTTATAATTCCGAACATGCCCAGCTTGCCAACGTGGATCAAGTAAGCGCCATCATCGAATATGACGACCTGTTCGTGGAATTGATGGAGCATCCACGCATGATGAAGACCTTGCGCGATCTGCTCGGTGACGCTTTCGTCATGATCGATAACGACGGATTGCTAAAATATCCGCAGCAGAAGGCCCATACCTCCTGGCACCGGGATACGGGGAACGACCTATATGTTAATGGAACCCGGATTCCGTTCATGGTGAAGGTGTTTTATTTCCTGGCAGATGTCCCCTATGACGGCGGCTGCCTCTCCTTTCTGCCCGGAAGCCATAAGATGAGGAACGATCAGCTGCCGAAGGTGGGCGAGCCGGAGGACATGCCTGGACATGTGCGGATGAACGTGAAAGCCGGAACAGCGGTCGCCTTCCACGGCAGCACATACCATTCGGCTTTGAACAATTTCTCGAGCCGCACTCGAAGATCAGTCATTTACAACTATGCGCCGATGTTTCTTCGAACCTGGCCGGGGTATGAGCCATCCGAAGCGCTTCAGGCGAAAGCTTCGACCCGGATGCGCCAGATGCTGCTTGGCATGCTTCCCTGGATGAGCGATCCGAAGGCATTCGAAGAGTAG
- a CDS encoding phytanoyl-CoA dioxygenase family protein yields MKDLLYQQVEAFNRDGYYIMKGVLEPDRIKRLIDAVVEISEDVQTREISDIIDKHDIFTPLLVQQQVFDLIRALMGPKVQMESVNATRVKPGKGMPVGWHLDSHPYPEPLPPQWYFPISINCAYYLDDLTMEKGPLLVLPGSHKSGKVPPHYTMDMLPGQAEVMAEAGDCVIFSGQLWHAALPNLHPTEERRALYFNYQQSFCKQRPQNFIGDRCQYLREHGPFYIQQLLGKFDGWQEIPEYAEEELAEVRQTV; encoded by the coding sequence ATGAAAGATCTATTATACCAACAGGTGGAGGCGTTCAATAGAGACGGGTATTACATCATGAAGGGGGTCCTGGAGCCGGATCGCATAAAGCGTCTCATTGACGCGGTCGTTGAAATTTCGGAGGATGTGCAAACGAGAGAAATATCCGACATTATCGACAAGCATGATATTTTCACCCCTCTGCTCGTCCAGCAGCAGGTATTTGATCTGATTCGGGCCTTGATGGGGCCTAAGGTCCAGATGGAAAGCGTCAATGCCACACGGGTCAAACCGGGCAAGGGAATGCCGGTGGGCTGGCATCTGGACAGCCACCCGTATCCGGAGCCGCTTCCGCCGCAATGGTATTTCCCCATATCGATTAACTGCGCCTATTATCTGGATGACTTGACGATGGAGAAAGGACCGCTGCTCGTGCTTCCCGGCAGCCATAAGTCCGGTAAAGTCCCTCCTCATTACACGATGGATATGCTTCCAGGCCAGGCGGAAGTGATGGCCGAAGCGGGCGATTGCGTCATCTTTTCCGGTCAACTATGGCACGCCGCCCTGCCGAACCTGCATCCGACTGAAGAAAGACGGGCGTTATACTTCAACTACCAGCAGTCGTTCTGCAAACAGAGGCCGCAGAACTTTATAGGAGACAGGTGTCAATATCTGCGGGAGCACGGCCCCTTCTATATTCAGCAGCTGCTCGGCAAATTCGACGGCTGGCAGGAAATCCCGGAATATGCCGAGGAGGAATTGGCTGAGGTTCGGCAAACTGTATAG
- a CDS encoding AraC family transcriptional regulator, which yields MTENGFDYVASPSDFARSKYFYALIGGYSVPDERFHFERAYYPAYEALIITSGKGWYRHGREWLGLTAGDCLLHNMRYPHAYKADPDDPFQMTYLVFDGHLLDKLWPDNLAAPYVLFRPVPLSALTEIVDRILTAMRNDDRDPDGTELQISCLIYQLMVQCLHQSQGDSQQADLVKPDAMTAAQRFLNEHYLTVEKMEDAAKGVNLSFYHFIRQFKRYFGRTPKEYVLLKRVNHAKQLLLLTNRSVTEIAALSGFNNYNSFLHAFHQIERRSPTDYRKTKKK from the coding sequence ATGACGGAGAATGGGTTCGATTACGTCGCATCGCCAAGCGATTTTGCCAGATCCAAATATTTTTATGCGCTGATCGGCGGATATTCCGTTCCAGATGAACGATTTCACTTCGAACGGGCCTATTACCCGGCCTATGAAGCGCTGATTATTACCTCGGGGAAGGGCTGGTACCGCCACGGCCGGGAATGGCTGGGGCTCACAGCCGGCGACTGCCTGCTGCATAATATGCGCTATCCGCATGCTTACAAAGCCGATCCCGACGATCCTTTCCAAATGACTTACCTCGTTTTTGACGGGCACCTGCTGGATAAGCTTTGGCCGGACAATTTAGCCGCTCCATATGTGCTGTTCAGGCCAGTACCGCTGAGTGCCCTCACGGAGATCGTAGATCGCATCTTGACTGCGATGCGGAATGATGATCGCGATCCCGATGGAACCGAGCTCCAAATTTCTTGCTTAATCTATCAATTAATGGTGCAATGTCTCCATCAATCGCAAGGAGACAGCCAGCAGGCCGATCTAGTCAAGCCGGATGCGATGACAGCCGCCCAACGGTTCTTGAACGAGCACTATTTGACCGTCGAAAAAATGGAAGATGCGGCGAAAGGAGTCAATTTAAGCTTCTACCATTTCATCCGCCAGTTCAAGCGTTATTTCGGCCGCACGCCGAAAGAATACGTATTGCTCAAACGCGTCAATCACGCCAAGCAGCTGCTGCTGCTGACGAATCGGTCCGTCACGGAGATCGCGGCCCTGTCGGGCTTTAATAACTACAATTCTTTCTTGCACGCTTTCCACCAGATCGAACGCCGCTCGCCCACCGACTACCGTAAAACCAAGAAGAAGTAG
- a CDS encoding AraC family transcriptional regulator → MNSFELVATPPEFARMHLFYPILAGYDVSEPAFHFAREHFPAYELLLVEEGRGRFRQGSEWFDLGAGDCLLHDMRFPHAYSAHPEEPFRTYYVVFEGLDTETLWRRFTNAPMVLLEADRGSGGSDVVFRQLTAIIELMREGGDEIMFSSRLYELLVRTLSLAAHIGGAVVKPQSMEAAREFIDARYLGIHGIREAAEHVNLSLYHFIRQFKTCYGSTPKEYLLQKRVHHAKRLLLLTDDSVSDIAERSGFPSYNAFLHSFLRIEQCSPTEYRKNWRRRRTPSS, encoded by the coding sequence TTGAACTCATTTGAACTTGTCGCCACCCCGCCTGAATTCGCGCGGATGCATCTGTTTTATCCGATATTGGCCGGCTATGACGTGTCAGAACCGGCGTTTCATTTTGCCCGCGAGCATTTTCCCGCTTACGAGCTTCTGCTCGTCGAGGAAGGCCGGGGCCGCTTCCGGCAAGGAAGCGAGTGGTTCGATTTGGGTGCAGGCGATTGCCTGCTGCATGACATGCGCTTTCCGCATGCGTACAGCGCCCATCCGGAAGAGCCCTTCCGCACGTATTATGTCGTATTTGAAGGCTTGGATACCGAAACGCTGTGGAGACGGTTCACGAATGCGCCGATGGTTCTCCTGGAGGCGGACCGCGGGAGCGGCGGGTCGGATGTTGTCTTTCGTCAATTGACTGCGATTATCGAGCTTATGCGGGAGGGCGGCGATGAAATTATGTTCTCTTCACGCCTCTACGAGCTGCTGGTGCGCACGCTCTCCTTGGCTGCTCATATAGGAGGCGCGGTCGTCAAGCCGCAGTCGATGGAAGCTGCCCGCGAATTTATCGATGCCCGCTATCTCGGCATTCACGGCATTCGCGAAGCGGCTGAGCATGTAAACTTGAGCTTATACCACTTTATCCGTCAATTCAAAACCTGTTACGGGAGTACGCCTAAGGAATATCTGCTGCAGAAGCGGGTTCACCATGCCAAACGCCTTCTGCTGCTTACCGACGATTCCGTCTCGGACATTGCGGAGCGAAGCGGCTTTCCCAGCTATAATGCTTTCCTGCATTCCTTCCTGCGCATCGAGCAATGCTCGCCTACCGAGTACCGGAAAAATTGGAGAAGACGGCGTACTCCATCGTCATAA
- a CDS encoding 5' nucleotidase, NT5C type, with protein sequence MKRIAIDMDEVIADFIPKHLGRFNGTYNENITIEELRGYYLEDLRPQLKEEIWSWQTEPAYFRDLPVMKDSQEVIKALSERYEIFITTAAMYIPASFTAKYEWLKEHFSFLNDMNFVFCGDKSIIQADYLIDDHAHHFKRFAGQGILYTSPRNCHETGYVRVNNWREVEDYFLR encoded by the coding sequence ATGAAGCGAATTGCAATCGATATGGACGAGGTTATTGCCGATTTTATTCCGAAGCATCTGGGCAGGTTTAACGGGACGTACAACGAGAATATTACAATCGAAGAATTAAGGGGCTATTATCTGGAGGATTTGCGGCCGCAACTGAAGGAGGAAATTTGGAGCTGGCAGACGGAGCCTGCTTACTTCCGCGACCTGCCTGTCATGAAGGACAGCCAGGAAGTGATCAAGGCGCTGAGCGAGCGCTATGAAATATTCATTACGACCGCAGCGATGTATATCCCCGCATCCTTTACGGCTAAGTATGAATGGCTGAAAGAGCACTTCAGTTTCTTGAATGACATGAACTTTGTTTTTTGCGGCGACAAGAGCATCATTCAAGCGGACTATCTCATCGATGATCATGCGCACCATTTCAAACGTTTTGCCGGCCAAGGCATTCTGTATACGTCGCCGCGTAATTGTCACGAAACCGGTTATGTCCGGGTGAACAACTGGAGAGAGGTAGAGGACTATTTCTTGCGGTAA
- a CDS encoding class D sortase yields the protein MTRNRILPVVLIITGAIILLFPTAREYYYNWQEGRLLSELEHAPDLKPAGAANSPIQAEYEKLSQLLTQTANNPEPQPAPETVKKPAQDLDDNAIGLIEIDKIDLKLPILEGASQANLRYAAAHMTETNPIGQTGNAAIAAHRARTKGRLFNRLNELEIGDKITIQTNDKQLTYNVNKISIVEPTDLSVLASSDKESIVTLITCEPLKNPTHRLIVQASLES from the coding sequence ATGACTAGAAACAGAATATTGCCCGTTGTCTTGATCATAACCGGAGCGATTATCCTGCTGTTTCCTACTGCCAGGGAATACTATTACAATTGGCAGGAAGGCCGTCTTCTAAGCGAACTGGAGCATGCTCCCGATTTGAAACCGGCCGGTGCTGCGAACAGTCCGATTCAAGCCGAATACGAGAAGCTATCCCAATTGTTAACGCAAACCGCCAACAACCCGGAACCTCAGCCGGCTCCCGAGACCGTGAAGAAACCTGCTCAAGATCTGGACGATAACGCCATTGGACTTATAGAGATCGATAAGATCGATCTCAAGCTGCCGATCCTGGAAGGGGCCTCTCAGGCAAACTTACGATATGCAGCCGCCCATATGACGGAGACGAATCCAATCGGTCAAACCGGCAATGCCGCCATAGCGGCTCATCGAGCCAGAACCAAGGGCCGTTTATTCAACCGGTTGAACGAGCTTGAGATTGGCGATAAAATTACGATTCAAACGAACGATAAGCAATTGACTTATAATGTGAACAAAATTTCGATCGTGGAACCGACCGACTTATCGGTTCTGGCAAGCAGCGACAAGGAGTCGATCGTTACGCTGATTACGTGCGAGCCGCTGAAGAACCCGACTCACAGGCTGATTGTACAAGCCTCCCTGGAGAGCTGA
- a CDS encoding transglutaminase-like domain-containing protein, protein MRKLSFMIMVVIILTAAIIPSASAAEAEDERLDLSKLDKGAIGIRYDAPAGKVTKAVITKGANSYTYSLDKAKATKPIWLPLQMGNGAYSVVILENVTKTKYRAVLSKSVTVKVPNGADIYLHSIQHVNWMDAKKTAAKAKELTRNSKTDEEKAKAIYQYIISNVKYDFVLAKKLTDSAYIPDIDATLAASKGVCYNFASLYAAMLRSEGIPAKLVMGTTSQVDGYHAWNEVYLNGKWVLVDTTVDTGLKKSEKPFTFAKSAKDYKVEKTY, encoded by the coding sequence ATGAGAAAATTGTCGTTTATGATAATGGTAGTTATTATTCTGACAGCAGCTATAATTCCGAGTGCGTCTGCCGCTGAGGCGGAAGACGAACGGCTTGACCTGTCCAAGCTGGATAAGGGAGCGATCGGAATTCGTTATGATGCCCCTGCGGGCAAGGTGACGAAAGCCGTCATTACGAAGGGTGCAAATTCATACACTTACTCATTGGATAAGGCGAAAGCAACGAAGCCGATATGGCTCCCTCTCCAAATGGGCAATGGGGCATACAGCGTTGTCATTTTGGAGAATGTGACGAAGACGAAATACCGGGCGGTCTTGTCCAAGTCGGTTACGGTCAAAGTGCCGAACGGAGCGGATATCTACTTGCACTCGATCCAGCATGTAAACTGGATGGATGCAAAGAAAACCGCCGCCAAAGCAAAGGAACTGACCCGCAACAGCAAGACGGATGAAGAAAAGGCTAAGGCCATCTACCAATACATCATTAGCAATGTGAAATATGACTTCGTGCTGGCCAAGAAGCTGACCGACTCGGCTTATATACCGGACATTGACGCAACGCTCGCAGCAAGCAAAGGGGTATGCTACAATTTCGCCTCCTTATATGCCGCGATGCTCCGCAGCGAAGGCATACCGGCCAAGCTTGTGATGGGAACAACCAGCCAGGTTGACGGCTACCATGCCTGGAATGAAGTCTATTTGAACGGAAAATGGGTTCTGGTGGATACGACGGTCGATACCGGTTTGAAAAAATCCGAAAAACCGTTCACCTTCGCAAAATCCGCCAAAGATTATAAAGTGGAAAAGACCTATTGA
- a CDS encoding LPXTG cell wall anchor domain-containing protein, with the protein MKKLSLVVVGMLFLLQSMSGFTGLNVADAASNNGVIEENILTSASMEVTKKDGSKVPLDQPIAIEDGMVVKLNYEWAFPNSHGYVGGDTFTFYLPEQFKIVGPDITGVLTDASIGTFIASAADNKVVMTFAPDVDADAVGGTMTFETKWNMDKIKETTTVVELAEINNKVVKVPLKFIPNVSKTIEKSGIPDKSKNAKNINWTIDANKKLDKIKDAVVTDEIPAGMELNPGSIHIFPLKVNLAGNVSVDPAAVELVLNTDYKVEKTGDNNDKDFKITFLNEIDSAYRIEYSTKLTDRLEKFDNTAVLSGEGITPVDATASVDVSYGKLLDKESAYDRSSQTITWTIKYNYGEMDIPQADAKLTDLFNDSQALVPGTLHVYNVTVDGNGNGTRGSEVQNYTDTPIPAKDGKAGFELQFNSAINTAYEIEYKTQPTGPVYANEKITNTVSTKGTDPVPKDRWIFQQFGIKSLDADYISKTIKWNIQINGNNKPMTDLKIADTFTGGKLELIPNTLSVVGLDPSKYDIIYPESSPGVHDYTKGFSIHLKEPVTTAFNITYETKFYSTDWDFGTLQASKNTAVITWEDADGKPHSVTAGSDFDPKGQAKLNGFKNGSYNPVTKKVTWKVGFNYNGKTVSNAELIDPLLAGQSFVDGSLKLFDMSIKKDGGFQIASTPIPDDGTIYTHSVDGDNKLHVKFNQTIDKPYYVTFETILDNTIIADKVENTAYLHEGIDKVTEGLYASVAIPHGTEYVTKGGKQNGGDIDWTITINQGQSHVTNAKIIDESSDGQIIKEDSFHLYQAIVDGNGGVTKDVSKELVQGTDYTVAVTKAAGGGQTFELSFKNPISTAYILEYKSTIAADDGDELSNAVTFAGTGVNVTDLSSEKTIVVGKSSGSGTGSGLRGSLSILKVDEKNTVVTLPGAVFQLDRKLSNGTIVPGSQQTTDADGKADFTNLRYGTYILKEIKAPAGYELNAADLEVTINSANALETITNKKLPDPPVNPTPPPVFPWPPVVDPGEPTEPEEEVDPETPTEPGEEETPPTKPGEPTDPSEPGKPGTPTDTTNPSKPGTNVKPGTSPEDLYEVDTDRNPLGGLDGGPKGKPSSSGLTTLPKTGEDSSLPYQFAGLGIIILGAFMLIRRRMNGKTQ; encoded by the coding sequence ATGAAGAAGTTAAGTTTGGTTGTAGTGGGAATGCTGTTCCTGCTGCAGAGCATGAGCGGCTTTACCGGGTTGAATGTCGCCGACGCGGCGTCCAACAACGGGGTCATCGAGGAAAACATTCTGACAAGCGCATCTATGGAGGTGACCAAGAAGGATGGCAGCAAGGTGCCATTGGATCAGCCGATTGCAATCGAAGACGGCATGGTCGTCAAGCTGAATTATGAATGGGCGTTTCCGAATAGTCACGGATACGTAGGCGGCGATACATTCACCTTCTATCTTCCGGAGCAGTTCAAGATTGTCGGCCCTGATATTACGGGTGTTCTGACCGACGCGTCGATCGGTACATTCATAGCCTCTGCAGCCGATAACAAAGTCGTCATGACCTTTGCGCCGGATGTCGACGCAGACGCGGTAGGCGGCACAATGACCTTCGAGACGAAGTGGAACATGGATAAGATCAAAGAAACGACCACGGTTGTGGAACTTGCCGAGATTAACAATAAAGTGGTCAAGGTTCCGCTTAAATTCATTCCCAATGTAAGCAAGACGATTGAAAAGTCGGGTATTCCCGACAAAAGCAAAAATGCTAAAAACATCAACTGGACGATCGATGCGAACAAGAAGCTCGACAAGATCAAAGATGCGGTCGTTACGGATGAAATTCCTGCAGGAATGGAGTTGAACCCCGGTTCGATTCACATTTTCCCGCTGAAGGTAAATTTGGCAGGCAATGTTTCCGTTGATCCGGCTGCTGTCGAGCTTGTTTTGAATACCGATTACAAGGTGGAGAAGACAGGAGACAATAACGATAAAGACTTTAAAATTACGTTCCTGAACGAGATCGACTCCGCTTACCGCATTGAGTATTCGACGAAGCTGACGGATCGGCTGGAGAAGTTTGATAATACGGCCGTATTAAGCGGCGAAGGCATTACGCCCGTAGATGCCACAGCTTCCGTCGATGTCTCTTATGGCAAGCTGTTGGACAAAGAATCCGCCTATGACCGGAGTTCTCAAACCATTACGTGGACGATCAAGTACAATTACGGCGAGATGGACATTCCTCAAGCGGATGCCAAGCTGACGGATTTGTTCAATGACAGTCAAGCCTTAGTACCAGGAACTCTGCATGTTTATAATGTTACGGTTGACGGTAACGGTAACGGCACCCGAGGCAGCGAGGTTCAGAATTATACAGATACTCCGATCCCGGCCAAGGATGGGAAGGCTGGATTTGAACTTCAATTCAATTCGGCCATCAATACCGCATACGAGATCGAGTACAAGACACAGCCGACAGGTCCCGTATATGCCAATGAGAAAATAACGAACACGGTTTCGACGAAGGGGACCGATCCCGTTCCGAAGGACCGGTGGATTTTCCAGCAGTTCGGAATCAAGTCCTTGGATGCGGACTATATCAGCAAAACGATAAAATGGAATATTCAGATCAACGGCAATAACAAGCCGATGACAGATTTGAAGATTGCGGATACGTTCACAGGCGGCAAGCTGGAGCTGATCCCTAATACGCTGTCTGTTGTTGGACTGGATCCATCGAAGTACGACATCATTTATCCAGAGTCTTCACCTGGCGTCCACGATTACACGAAGGGCTTCAGCATTCATCTGAAGGAGCCTGTAACGACGGCGTTCAATATTACGTACGAGACGAAATTCTACAGCACGGATTGGGATTTCGGTACGCTGCAAGCATCTAAGAATACAGCTGTAATAACTTGGGAGGATGCGGACGGCAAGCCGCACAGCGTTACAGCCGGATCGGATTTCGATCCAAAGGGGCAAGCCAAGCTCAACGGATTCAAGAACGGATCTTATAATCCGGTAACGAAGAAGGTTACGTGGAAGGTTGGCTTTAACTACAACGGCAAAACGGTCAGCAACGCTGAACTGATCGATCCGCTGCTTGCCGGTCAATCATTCGTAGACGGATCGTTGAAATTGTTTGACATGAGCATTAAGAAGGACGGGGGGTTCCAGATTGCCAGCACCCCTATTCCAGATGACGGAACGATTTATACGCACTCCGTCGATGGAGATAACAAGCTGCATGTGAAGTTTAATCAAACGATCGACAAGCCTTACTATGTCACGTTCGAAACGATATTGGATAATACGATTATCGCGGATAAAGTAGAAAATACGGCATATCTGCATGAGGGAATCGATAAAGTTACCGAAGGCTTGTACGCATCGGTTGCGATTCCCCACGGTACCGAGTATGTAACGAAGGGCGGCAAGCAGAACGGGGGCGACATTGATTGGACGATTACGATCAATCAAGGTCAATCCCATGTTACGAATGCCAAAATTATCGATGAATCCAGCGATGGGCAAATCATCAAAGAAGATTCGTTCCATCTATATCAAGCGATTGTTGACGGGAACGGCGGAGTGACGAAGGACGTAAGCAAAGAGCTGGTCCAAGGAACGGATTATACCGTTGCCGTAACGAAGGCAGCCGGCGGCGGACAAACCTTCGAACTTTCTTTCAAGAATCCGATCAGCACCGCTTACATCTTGGAATACAAATCTACGATTGCCGCGGACGACGGGGATGAGTTAAGCAACGCAGTCACGTTCGCGGGCACGGGCGTAAACGTAACCGATTTGAGCTCGGAGAAGACCATCGTAGTCGGCAAATCGTCCGGGTCGGGTACAGGCAGCGGATTGAGAGGCAGCCTGTCCATCCTTAAGGTTGATGAGAAGAACACAGTCGTAACGCTTCCTGGTGCCGTATTCCAATTAGATCGCAAGCTATCGAATGGGACGATTGTACCGGGCAGCCAGCAGACGACCGATGCGGACGGCAAAGCCGATTTCACAAATCTCAGATACGGCACTTACATCTTGAAGGAGATCAAAGCTCCTGCAGGATACGAGTTGAATGCAGCTGATCTTGAAGTTACGATTAATTCGGCGAACGCGCTCGAAACGATAACGAACAAGAAGCTGCCGGATCCGCCGGTTAATCCGACTCCTCCGCCAGTATTTCCTTGGCCGCCGGTAGTAGATCCAGGCGAGCCGACGGAACCGGAAGAAGAAGTTGATCCGGAAACGCCAACAGAGCCGGGAGAGGAAGAAACGCCTCCGACCAAGCCTGGAGAGCCGACAGATCCGTCAGAGCCGGGCAAACCGGGAACTCCGACAGATACGACTAACCCGAGCAAACCGGGGACGAACGTCAAGCCGGGTACTTCGCCCGAGGACTTGTATGAAGTTGATACGGATCGTAATCCGCTTGGAGGCCTGGACGGAGGCCCGAAAGGAAAACCATCCAGCAGTGGGCTCACAACCTTGCCGAAGACCGGAGAAGACAGCAGCCTGCCGTATCAATTTGCGGGTCTTGGCATTATTATTCTGGGAGCATTCATGCTCATCAGAAGAAGAATGAACGGCAAGACGCAATAA